The proteins below are encoded in one region of Alistipes communis:
- a CDS encoding calcineurin-like phosphoesterase C-terminal domain-containing protein, translating into MKPIRKMRLFAAALAVACLLAATVRTVAAGRGKAVLTGVVYGDGAPLAGVCVSDGVQFATTDAAGRYRIESDKSAGFVFAVTPSNWVAAEADGVQPLFWAALDEADARDEQHDFHFASVDQSRYTVMFFTDLHLTNSSEKRDLDHYRSIALASISDEAAQASARGPVYSLNLGDLSHDLYWYQYDFDVSSAKRFLEQNGFPTLLYSIPGNHDNDGATPAGAGVDRRAEHLYRRTFGPTYYAMNIGDVHWIMMDNIIYKNTPGKGKKNVGVVGARDYDKGFTPEQLAWLRRDLATVDASKTVCLCTHCPVFFDRDRRTLLTDRSQVDSLDALFSRFERVHIFSGHAHRTLYTQDADYPRFDQYVLPATSGDMWVANNDFQALCPDGSDAGFVVASVDGGKLRCDYRTHLYDRKVLRAYDMNAVGEYYRNDSLVRVQRRLYPDRADYGREEYANCVYVNYWGYLPGHRVELFEEGRSLEVVQVEDEDPLYNISHYLPELARKPVFKKGDARVVSHHMFAARARTATAPVEIRITDADGVLLHRETLERPKKFDKEAR; encoded by the coding sequence ATGAAACCGATTCGCAAAATGCGGCTTTTCGCAGCCGCACTGGCGGTCGCCTGCCTGCTGGCGGCGACCGTCCGGACCGTTGCCGCCGGACGCGGCAAGGCCGTACTCACGGGTGTCGTCTACGGCGACGGAGCGCCTCTGGCGGGCGTCTGCGTGTCGGACGGCGTGCAGTTCGCGACGACCGACGCCGCCGGCCGCTACCGCATCGAATCCGACAAGTCGGCGGGCTTCGTCTTCGCCGTCACGCCGTCGAACTGGGTCGCTGCCGAGGCCGACGGCGTCCAGCCGCTTTTCTGGGCGGCGCTCGACGAGGCGGATGCCCGTGACGAACAGCACGACTTCCATTTTGCAAGCGTCGATCAGTCGCGCTACACGGTGATGTTCTTCACGGATCTACATCTGACCAACTCCTCCGAAAAGCGCGATCTCGATCACTACCGCAGCATCGCGCTGGCGTCGATCTCCGACGAGGCGGCGCAGGCGTCGGCGCGCGGACCGGTCTACTCGCTCAATTTGGGCGATCTGTCGCACGATCTCTATTGGTATCAGTACGATTTCGACGTTTCCTCGGCCAAACGTTTCCTCGAACAAAACGGTTTTCCGACGTTGCTGTACAGCATTCCGGGCAACCACGACAACGACGGGGCGACGCCCGCCGGAGCCGGTGTCGACCGTCGTGCCGAACATCTTTATCGCCGTACGTTCGGCCCGACCTACTATGCGATGAATATCGGCGACGTGCATTGGATCATGATGGACAACATCATCTATAAGAATACGCCCGGCAAGGGGAAGAAAAACGTCGGTGTAGTCGGCGCCCGAGACTACGACAAGGGGTTCACGCCCGAACAGCTGGCGTGGCTTCGGCGCGACCTGGCGACGGTCGACGCCTCGAAAACAGTCTGCCTCTGCACGCACTGTCCGGTCTTCTTCGACCGCGACCGCCGGACGCTGCTGACCGACCGCAGTCAGGTGGATTCGCTCGATGCGCTCTTCTCGCGCTTCGAGCGGGTGCATATCTTTTCGGGACACGCTCACCGGACGCTCTATACGCAGGACGCCGACTACCCGCGTTTCGACCAGTACGTGCTGCCCGCCACGTCGGGCGACATGTGGGTGGCGAACAACGATTTTCAGGCGTTGTGTCCCGACGGCAGCGATGCGGGGTTCGTCGTGGCGAGCGTCGACGGCGGAAAGTTGCGCTGCGACTACCGCACGCATCTCTACGACCGCAAGGTGTTGCGCGCCTACGATATGAATGCCGTGGGCGAATACTACCGTAACGACAGTCTCGTCCGCGTGCAGCGACGGCTCTATCCCGACCGTGCCGACTACGGTCGCGAGGAGTATGCGAACTGCGTCTACGTCAACTATTGGGGGTATCTGCCGGGGCATCGGGTCGAACTGTTCGAGGAGGGGCGCTCGCTCGAAGTCGTGCAGGTCGAAGACGAAGACCCGCTCTACAACATCAGCCACTACCTGCCCGAACTGGCACGGAAACCCGTCTTCAAGAAGGGCGATGCCAGGGTCGTCAGCCACCACATGTTCGCCGCCAGGGCGCGGACGGCGACGGCTCCCGTCGAAATCCGGATTACGGATGCCGACGGCGTTCTCCTGCACAGGGAGACGCTCGAACGTCCCAAGAAATTCGACAAGGAGGCGCGGTAA
- a CDS encoding sodium:solute symporter family transporter — protein sequence MTFIDWTIIAVFLIGLTLIGFLFSKSNRNLEDYFLGGRSMPTWLVAFAATGTSISAGTFVGSPELGFNTNLTYLMLCVGAILGGTLVALLVLPKLYNANTITIYGYLGDRFGDSAKNSSSVMFLVGQLFTSGSRLFIAAIAVSVILYGSIRFEFLMYSIIILGVVSTVYTMAGGIKGLIYIDTIQILLVIGTGVVALLFIYFSMTPHMSLGDIFATLASGEVKNAAGEWVAGNKLQIVDASWRMDVPYNLMGALVGCTIFKFAQFSTDHEFVQRQLTCKSVKKAGVSLVYSQILSLPIVLIFLSIGLLFYVSYSTSADPAAIMQYKNDARDIFPQYICRSIPTGVRGIMVIGLLAAALSSFNSAINAMASSFVADIYMPLRKRMGHAITSDSDQMSSSKKMVVLMGTVLTGFAIVTAVMQEKSGLNLVDFATGVMSFSYAGMLGVFLCALFTGRGNTRSVVAALVVGLLVVLLLQPYVLGPLSEWLVGRRVNIAWPWWCPIGGVVSFAVCCLGKKKNEK from the coding sequence ATGACTTTTATCGACTGGACCATCATCGCCGTTTTCCTGATCGGACTGACCCTGATCGGCTTCCTTTTCTCGAAAAGCAACAGGAATCTCGAAGACTATTTTCTGGGCGGCCGCTCGATGCCTACGTGGCTCGTGGCCTTCGCCGCCACGGGAACCTCGATCAGCGCGGGCACCTTCGTCGGCTCGCCCGAACTGGGGTTCAATACCAACCTGACCTACCTGATGCTCTGCGTCGGGGCGATCCTCGGCGGCACGCTCGTGGCCCTGCTGGTGCTGCCGAAACTCTACAACGCCAATACGATCACCATTTACGGCTACCTGGGCGACCGCTTCGGCGATTCGGCCAAGAATTCGTCGAGCGTCATGTTCCTCGTCGGGCAGCTCTTCACGTCGGGTTCGCGGCTCTTCATCGCCGCGATCGCCGTGTCGGTGATTCTCTACGGCAGCATCCGGTTCGAGTTCCTGATGTATTCGATCATCATTCTGGGTGTCGTCAGTACCGTTTACACCATGGCGGGCGGCATCAAGGGGCTGATCTACATCGATACGATCCAGATCCTGCTGGTCATCGGCACGGGCGTCGTGGCGCTGTTGTTCATCTATTTCTCGATGACGCCCCACATGAGCCTCGGCGACATCTTCGCTACGCTCGCTTCGGGCGAAGTCAAGAATGCGGCGGGCGAGTGGGTCGCGGGCAACAAGTTGCAGATCGTCGATGCGTCGTGGCGCATGGACGTGCCCTATAATCTGATGGGCGCGCTCGTCGGCTGCACGATCTTCAAGTTCGCCCAGTTTTCGACCGATCACGAATTCGTGCAGCGGCAGCTGACCTGCAAATCGGTGAAGAAGGCGGGCGTGTCGCTGGTCTATTCGCAGATACTGAGCCTGCCCATCGTGCTGATCTTCCTCTCGATCGGACTGCTGTTCTACGTCTCCTATTCGACGAGCGCCGACCCTGCGGCGATCATGCAGTACAAGAACGACGCGCGCGACATCTTCCCGCAGTACATCTGCCGCTCGATCCCGACGGGCGTGCGGGGCATTATGGTCATCGGCCTGCTGGCCGCCGCGCTGTCGAGTTTCAATTCGGCGATCAACGCCATGGCCAGCAGCTTCGTCGCCGACATCTACATGCCGCTGCGCAAGCGTATGGGACATGCGATCACGTCGGACAGCGACCAGATGTCGTCGTCGAAGAAAATGGTGGTGCTCATGGGGACCGTGCTCACCGGTTTTGCGATCGTCACGGCCGTCATGCAGGAGAAGAGCGGGCTGAACCTGGTCGATTTCGCTACGGGCGTGATGAGCTTCTCCTACGCCGGGATGCTCGGCGTCTTCCTGTGCGCGCTTTTCACCGGACGGGGCAATACGCGGAGCGTCGTCGCGGCGCTCGTCGTCGGCCTGCTGGTCGTCCTGTTGCTGCAACCCTATGTGCTCGGCCCGTTGAGCGAATGGCTCGTCGGCCGCCGCGTAAACATCGCGTGGCCGTGGTGGTGCCCGATCGGCGGTGTCGTCAGCTTCGCCGTCTGCTGCCTCGGCAAGAAGAAAAATGAAAAATAA
- a CDS encoding PfkB family carbohydrate kinase: MGKPKIVGIGELLWDVLPAGRRLGGAPVNFAFYAQEQGAEACIVSAVGQDASGDELLGGIAALGLGVRAVQRNAHPTSTVEVTLDAAGVPAYRIREQVAWDYIERTAEADAAVAGAAVVCWGSLAQRNAVSRRTILALVDAAPVGCLRLFDINLRLNYYDERIVRDSLERADILKLNEDELPVVARFFGLEGAAERVVAQLVERFSLRYVVFTEGGRGSRVTAADGRTSYLATPRVEVADTVGAGDAFTATFAASLMQGLPMEECHRRAVAVAAFVCTRHGAIAPLSEFMKTEITNR, translated from the coding sequence ATGGGAAAGCCTAAGATCGTCGGTATCGGAGAGTTGTTGTGGGACGTGCTGCCGGCCGGGCGGAGGCTCGGCGGCGCGCCCGTCAACTTCGCCTTCTATGCGCAGGAGCAGGGTGCCGAGGCGTGCATCGTAAGCGCCGTAGGGCAGGATGCTTCGGGCGACGAACTGCTCGGCGGCATCGCCGCGCTGGGACTCGGCGTGCGGGCCGTGCAGCGCAACGCGCATCCCACGAGTACGGTCGAGGTGACGCTCGACGCAGCGGGCGTTCCCGCCTACCGCATCCGCGAGCAGGTGGCGTGGGACTACATCGAACGCACGGCGGAGGCCGATGCCGCCGTAGCCGGCGCCGCCGTGGTCTGCTGGGGGTCGCTGGCGCAGCGCAACGCCGTGTCGCGCCGCACGATTCTCGCGCTCGTCGACGCCGCGCCGGTCGGGTGTCTGCGGCTGTTCGACATCAACCTGCGCCTGAACTATTACGACGAACGGATCGTCCGCGACTCGCTCGAACGGGCCGACATCCTGAAACTCAACGAGGACGAACTCCCCGTCGTGGCCCGTTTCTTCGGGCTGGAAGGTGCTGCGGAGCGGGTTGTCGCGCAGCTCGTCGAGCGCTTTTCGCTCCGTTACGTCGTCTTCACCGAGGGCGGCAGGGGCAGCCGTGTGACGGCCGCCGACGGCCGCACGTCGTACCTCGCCACACCCCGCGTCGAGGTGGCCGACACGGTCGGCGCCGGCGATGCATTCACCGCCACGTTCGCCGCCTCGCTCATGCAGGGGCTTCCGATGGAGGAGTGCCATCGCCGCGCGGTCGCGGTCGCCGCATTCGTCTGCACCCGGCACGGGGCGATCGCGCCGCTGTCCGAATTCATGAAAACCGAAATTACGAACCGTTAA
- a CDS encoding FAD-dependent oxidoreductase — MNTNNSVMALATTFADRGDWTVEQQFVLQMGSSYLLAHGIGTPLQRDAVTTVEVPADGEYNLLVRTKNWTKHWSDGPTPGIFQVLVDGVADAATFGTDKVDWYWQRGGKIALKKGKHTLALHDLTGFDGRCDAVVLTTSDEMPGDSLDEYRALRARLLGPETPVDKGEFDFVVVGGGISGICAALAAARLGCKVALVQDRYVLGGNNSSEVRVGLGGQINVDPYPSLGYLLNEIGPDRIGNARGAHHYQDDKKLKVVLAEKNITLFLGYTVTEVEKMGDTIRSVVAVEATEQNRIKLSGKLFSDCTGDAYLAAMAGAECRMGREARAEFGESLAPVEADGFTMGVSIEWYCEDWNTPCTFPDSLDWGLRLDEYTVEPVHRANWYWEVGMRDDQVADAEKIRDYGMYVAYSTFSYCKNRYSKKEDWTCTHLVWVSHVSGKRESRRVVGDYILREQDLTRPIRHEDETCTTTWRIDQHYPMEKNSQQYPGAEWLSEGVLTPIDFYALPYRCFYSKDVRNMFMAGRNISVTHIALGSTRVMRTCGMIGEVVGMAASVCMKRNALPRDIYTTYFADLQELMRKGTGRTDVPYTQFYHQVDRTGHQAEDR, encoded by the coding sequence ATGAACACGAACAATTCGGTCATGGCGCTCGCCACGACCTTCGCCGATCGGGGCGACTGGACGGTCGAACAGCAGTTCGTCCTCCAGATGGGCTCCTCCTATCTGCTGGCGCACGGCATCGGCACGCCGCTTCAACGCGATGCGGTGACGACCGTCGAAGTACCCGCCGACGGCGAGTACAATCTGCTGGTGCGTACCAAAAACTGGACGAAACACTGGTCCGACGGCCCGACGCCGGGCATCTTTCAGGTGCTCGTCGACGGTGTGGCCGACGCGGCGACCTTCGGCACGGACAAGGTCGACTGGTACTGGCAGCGGGGCGGCAAGATCGCTCTCAAAAAGGGCAAGCACACCCTCGCACTGCACGACCTGACGGGCTTCGACGGCCGCTGCGACGCCGTCGTGCTGACCACTTCCGACGAAATGCCGGGCGATTCGCTCGATGAGTACCGCGCCCTGCGCGCACGGTTGCTCGGCCCCGAAACGCCGGTGGACAAGGGCGAATTCGATTTCGTCGTGGTCGGCGGAGGCATTTCGGGTATCTGTGCGGCGTTGGCGGCCGCCCGTCTGGGCTGCAAGGTGGCGCTCGTGCAGGATCGTTACGTGCTGGGCGGCAACAACTCGTCGGAGGTGCGTGTCGGACTGGGCGGCCAGATCAACGTCGATCCCTATCCGTCGCTGGGTTACCTGCTCAACGAGATCGGCCCCGACCGCATCGGCAACGCCCGCGGCGCCCACCACTACCAGGATGACAAGAAGCTCAAAGTGGTGCTCGCCGAGAAGAATATCACACTTTTCCTGGGTTATACCGTCACCGAGGTCGAGAAGATGGGCGACACGATCCGTTCGGTCGTAGCCGTCGAGGCGACCGAACAGAACCGGATCAAACTTTCGGGCAAACTCTTCTCGGACTGCACGGGCGACGCCTATCTGGCTGCCATGGCGGGTGCCGAGTGCCGCATGGGCCGCGAAGCCCGCGCGGAGTTCGGCGAAAGTCTGGCTCCGGTCGAGGCCGACGGCTTCACGATGGGCGTCTCAATCGAGTGGTACTGCGAGGACTGGAACACCCCCTGCACCTTCCCCGATTCGCTCGACTGGGGGCTGCGGCTCGACGAGTACACCGTCGAACCGGTGCACCGCGCCAACTGGTACTGGGAGGTCGGTATGCGCGACGATCAGGTGGCCGACGCCGAGAAGATACGCGACTACGGCATGTACGTCGCCTATTCGACCTTCTCCTACTGCAAGAACCGCTATTCGAAGAAGGAGGACTGGACCTGCACGCATCTGGTGTGGGTGTCCCACGTCTCCGGCAAACGCGAGTCGCGCCGCGTCGTGGGCGACTACATCCTGCGCGAGCAGGATCTCACGCGCCCGATCCGTCACGAGGACGAGACCTGCACCACCACGTGGCGTATCGACCAGCACTATCCGATGGAGAAGAACTCGCAGCAGTATCCCGGTGCCGAGTGGCTGTCGGAGGGCGTGCTCACGCCGATCGATTTCTACGCACTGCCGTACCGCTGCTTCTATTCGAAGGACGTGCGCAACATGTTCATGGCGGGGCGCAACATTTCGGTGACGCACATCGCGCTGGGTTCGACCCGCGTCATGCGCACCTGCGGCATGATCGGCGAGGTGGTCGGCATGGCCGCTTCGGTCTGCATGAAGCGCAATGCGCTCCCGCGCGACATCTATACGACCTATTTCGCCGACTTGCAGGAACTCATGCGCAAGGGGACGGGACGCACCGACGTTCCCTACACCCAGTTCTATCACCAGGTGGACCGTACGGGCCATCAGGCCGAAGACAGGTAG
- a CDS encoding zinc-dependent alcohol dehydrogenase: MRQVVLTAPKQIEFREVAAPEAGNLKSDEVLLRILRIGICGSEIHSYHGQHPATFYPVVQGHEYSAEVVAVGGAVRKVKPGDRVTGRPQLVCGECNPCKRGQYNVCSNLRVEAFQADGVAQDYFVIPEERVVALPEGMSPDYGAMVEPTAVAAHATSRPRALEGRNVVVSGAGTIGNLVAQFARARGAKRVVITDVSDYRLSKARECGIERTLNVAREPLDGKIAELFGDEGYQVAFECAGVESSVRSLMATVEKGGDVVIVGVHAKDPAVSMFHLGEHELNLIGSMMYRHEDYLKAVEEISAGRIRLAPLVSNRFPLEKYREAYEFIDANRETCMKVLIDLEDGKA, translated from the coding sequence ATGAGACAAGTCGTTTTGACCGCCCCGAAACAGATCGAATTCAGGGAGGTCGCCGCCCCCGAGGCGGGAAACCTGAAATCCGACGAGGTGTTGCTGCGCATTCTGCGCATCGGTATCTGCGGCTCGGAGATACACTCTTATCACGGACAGCATCCCGCCACCTTCTATCCGGTGGTGCAGGGGCACGAGTATTCGGCCGAGGTGGTGGCCGTGGGCGGTGCGGTGCGCAAGGTGAAGCCGGGCGACCGCGTGACGGGGCGTCCGCAGCTCGTCTGCGGCGAGTGCAACCCCTGCAAGCGCGGGCAGTATAACGTCTGCTCGAACCTGCGCGTCGAGGCCTTCCAGGCCGACGGCGTGGCGCAGGACTACTTCGTCATCCCCGAAGAGCGCGTCGTCGCGCTGCCCGAAGGGATGTCGCCCGACTACGGCGCGATGGTCGAACCGACGGCCGTGGCAGCGCACGCCACCAGCCGCCCGCGGGCGTTGGAAGGGCGCAACGTCGTCGTTTCGGGCGCCGGGACGATCGGCAATCTGGTGGCGCAGTTCGCCCGTGCGCGCGGTGCGAAGAGGGTGGTCATCACCGACGTGAGCGACTACCGGCTTTCAAAGGCGCGCGAATGCGGCATCGAGCGTACGCTCAATGTCGCCAGGGAGCCGCTCGACGGGAAGATCGCTGAGTTGTTCGGCGACGAGGGCTACCAGGTGGCCTTCGAGTGCGCCGGCGTCGAGTCGTCGGTGCGGTCGCTCATGGCTACGGTCGAGAAAGGCGGCGACGTCGTCATCGTCGGCGTCCATGCCAAGGATCCCGCCGTGAGCATGTTCCATCTGGGCGAGCACGAACTGAACCTGATCGGCTCGATGATGTACCGCCACGAAGACTATCTGAAAGCCGTCGAGGAGATCTCGGCGGGGCGTATCCGGCTCGCGCCGCTGGTTTCGAACCGTTTTCCGCTGGAGAAATATCGGGAGGCCTACGAATTCATCGACGCCAACCGCGAAACTTGTATGAAGGTGCTGATCGATCTGGAAGATGGGAAAGCCTAA
- a CDS encoding histidine phosphatase family protein, with amino-acid sequence MNFISIFRRLFLPLVVLLLAATADAQSAYDEIKADIDKAGGVYFMYPFDTPSATPAPKGYEPFYISHYGRHGARYILSNDQYDNVAEVLRRARADGKLTARGIDACDRFLAIYPHLKGRAGDLTPKGQMQHRRLAGRMYAAYPEIFRRHPRIEAYSTVVPRCIMSMAAFCEGLKEADPSLEIFTETSSVNMYYLNPHSTGNPAGTAEDFRYKSADAPWRPEWRRFCEERIDVETILARLFTDTAYARSICDPLKFEQDLFSVAAHMQCTDLDESFYDLFTFDELCRFWECDNYTYYVEKGPDPRNRGRGTALAETLLDDIVSRAGEDMAAGEPSVRLRFGHDGCIMALLTLMRIDGWTTPVTDPAKIKDVWQVHRIPMASNMQFVFYRNKKNPDDVLVRVLLNEKELRLPLPGDRAPYYRWEDFRDFYAGIVREARLKLEATK; translated from the coding sequence ATGAACTTTATTTCCATTTTTCGCCGCCTGTTCCTTCCGCTCGTCGTCCTGCTGCTGGCTGCAACGGCCGATGCGCAGAGCGCCTACGACGAAATCAAGGCGGACATCGACAAGGCCGGAGGGGTCTATTTCATGTACCCCTTCGATACGCCGTCGGCGACGCCTGCTCCGAAAGGGTACGAGCCTTTCTACATCAGCCACTACGGCCGCCACGGCGCCCGTTACATCCTCTCGAACGACCAGTACGACAACGTGGCCGAGGTGCTGCGCCGGGCGCGCGCCGACGGCAAGCTGACGGCGCGGGGAATCGACGCCTGCGACCGGTTTCTGGCGATCTATCCGCACCTGAAAGGGCGCGCCGGCGATCTGACGCCGAAGGGACAGATGCAGCACAGGCGGCTGGCCGGGCGGATGTATGCCGCCTATCCCGAAATTTTCCGCCGTCATCCGCGCATCGAGGCCTATTCGACGGTCGTGCCCCGTTGCATCATGAGTATGGCGGCCTTCTGCGAAGGGTTGAAGGAGGCCGATCCGTCGTTGGAAATCTTCACGGAGACGAGCAGCGTGAACATGTACTACCTCAATCCGCACTCGACGGGCAATCCGGCGGGCACGGCGGAGGATTTCCGCTACAAGAGCGCCGACGCCCCCTGGCGGCCGGAGTGGCGCCGTTTCTGCGAGGAGCGCATCGACGTCGAGACCATTCTGGCGCGCCTGTTTACCGATACGGCCTATGCGCGGTCGATCTGCGATCCGCTGAAATTCGAACAGGATCTCTTCTCCGTGGCGGCCCACATGCAGTGTACCGATCTCGACGAGTCGTTCTACGACCTCTTCACGTTCGACGAACTGTGCCGTTTCTGGGAGTGCGACAACTATACCTATTATGTCGAGAAAGGGCCCGATCCGCGCAACCGCGGGCGCGGCACGGCGCTGGCCGAGACGTTGCTCGACGACATCGTGTCGCGCGCCGGCGAGGATATGGCCGCAGGCGAACCGTCGGTGCGCCTGCGTTTCGGCCACGACGGCTGCATCATGGCGCTGCTGACGCTCATGCGGATCGACGGCTGGACGACGCCCGTTACCGATCCGGCGAAGATCAAGGACGTATGGCAGGTTCACCGGATCCCCATGGCGTCGAACATGCAGTTCGTCTTCTACCGCAACAAGAAGAATCCCGACGACGTTCTCGTGCGGGTCTTGCTCAACGAAAAGGAACTCCGTCTTCCGCTTCCCGGCGACCGGGCTCCCTACTACCGGTGGGAGGATTTCCGGGATTTCTATGCCGGAATCGTACGGGAAGCCCGACTTAAACTCGAAGCCACGAAATGA